GTCTCAGTACAGCAGCTTGTTTTCTCTCTGCTCTGCAGCCAGTTAGTATAATTAAGCTGTTGTTCTTCTCTTCCAATAGTTTACCATGACATTGATTCCAAGTTTAAGAGGACGACGCTCTGcatgaaaaaacaaagcaaaggtaTATTTCCGTTTCCAAAATGTCCTCTTTTATTGCACGATTTTCTAAAgtctaaaagaaaaaactttacATTTTCCACCAGCCTTAGTTGCAAGTACAGTTGACCTTTCAGCAGAAAGATACCTGTTTGCACATTCAGCAGCAGTTAAGATATCCGTGGTGTCCTGAAAATGTCTGTGTCTGCAGGTTACGGTCTGCACTGCCACAGGGCGGTCATCACTCTTTGCAAGCTGATCGGTATAAAAGACATGTATTGCAAAGTAGAGGGATCAGTCAATCTCCTGAACATCACCCGGGCTCTCTTCACCGGATTAGCCAGTCAGGTAAGAAATGTTTGGGGGCGTTTTCACAAATTGGTTTTATGGTTTTGGAAAAGCATACAGGTTTTAGCAGGAACATAAACTTTCATGAAAGCATAAGAGCTCAGATTCTTATTAGCTTTCTTAATTTTATAAAGATcatttttgccatttgttacTCCACTGTAAcaataaagagaaagagagagcaaacaTGGGGAAAGAGAGCAGTGGATGCAGCAGGCTTGCAGTAAAGGTCTCTGATGGAACTGGACACTCACTGCTGATGTCATTTGCACCATATCAGGTGGCCTTCTGAATGCTGAAAACACAATAGTGACATATTATCACCTTGTAAGTACAGCTAACCTCCCAGCAAATGGATGCCTGTTTAGACAGGGGTTGTATTTGTGTCCACCTGAGTAATGTTACTGCAACATTACCTCCACCTGTAGCTTTTTCTCAGTTTATCCCTGAGGGGAAATATCTGGCTTCTTAATAATTCTGGCCAACTAATCTTATTTTACTTTCAGTTATAATTTGGGGCTTCAGTGGTGATGAAAACAAGACATTTGAGATGAAGCAgttattgcatttatttttccaaTAGTTTTCTTGTTATGTTTTCTGTTATAAATCCAGCACATTTTCTAAATGGCTGTTTCACCCGAGCTCTCTCAGTGCAGCTGTAGGTATCATTATTTTGCTCTTCACAGTCTGAACCTAACTTCTCTTTCTTTTGCTATCTCCACTTCACTGGTCTTCGGTCaaaatatatttagatttcAAGCAACTTTTTAACTATAAAAATGTGATGCTTTAAAACTTTatgaaaataatgtttaaaaaattgTCTAAATATTGCTGAAAATACTCATTTGGATTTTATTTCCCAAGTCACTAACTTTGTAGTTCCAAAAACTAAAAGTTTATGGAAAAAGTTTATATTATAGAAGCTGCTAAGTTCATAGCCCCAGTAGCAGTTTCCATATAAAAATGTCTACCTCTTCTGTTTCTCCGTAGGAAACCCACCAGACTCTGGCTGACAAGAAGCAGCTCCATGTTGTAGAGTTTCAGTCGCAGCGTGGCCTTCTGCCCATGGTGGTGGCGAGTCCCAAAGACGGCGCACGACCCAACCCAGAGTCAGAGGATGAGATTCCCAACACCCGGCTGCACTGGGATGACGTACGAGCTGCACAGGGGTTGAAACGCTCGATCTGGGCAGGTGTCAAACGCACCATCTGGTAATGCGTGGGAAGGCTGATGCTTGGATAAGACCAAAGGAGACTTGAGTGGACTGAAGGAAACCAATAGTGTCAAATGGATTATctgacttgttttttttctagtaACAGTATGTGTGGAACTTGTTTGCTAGAATTTTGGTTTTTGTTAACGTCTCAAAATGTGATGGACTCTGTTTGTAAGAGTCCTCAACTGAGGACTAAAGTTCAGTGCTTTTCAGTATAACACCAACTTCATTGTCCATATCAAACCTATGATACTGATGCAGTCAATGTTACAGCAGAAGAAATATTTTACATTCTGACTCTTGAGAATTAATTTTGAACTGTTGCAAAACGTgctaataataaattttaaatcTATTAAAGTCATTGGGGGTTTTGTCCTTTTTGCTTTGGATATATTTAGTAATGCATGAAATTCCTGATTAGCTGAGGCTGATGGATACCTCTTATGTTTTACTGCAACTATGGAGCAAAGAAATTGAAAAGTGTTGAACAAAGGTTatatttttgtcacttttgaTGTCCGTTGGGCAACAGTGCACAGTAATATATattaatgataaaaaataatgataacCGCATGTTCACCACGAAACCTACAATCTAAGTGCCACCTTGTAGTCATAGTAGCAACTTGTCATGTATAACAAAGCCACTCCCTAAAGCATacctgtctttctttttctttaaatggaGTCAATGATTTGCAAAGTTAAAATGGTCATATTCTTAGAACTACAGATATAGGTAGTGATAACCAGGTGATATAAACTGAGCTGCAAAGTTTAAACTAGGGTTAGATTGAACAAAGTAATTCCAGAAATCCTGACTCATTTTGCAAACAGAGGAGTCGCCTACTGCTGGCTGCCATTGTCTCGGTAGTCAGATTTTTACACAGTTGATTCCTAAATGCAAGTTTAATCTTTTATAAAGCTGAACATTTCACTAGCTAGGACAACATCCTCGGTAACAATGGGGAATGAGGAAGTGTGAACTggtgctgcggtttggggaaggcctcgaaggagACTGGTGACGGCTCCCGGGCCCAacagatccccatgtactaacGAGAAATGAATGAAGGAAAGTAAGAGAGGGGAAAATGGGGGGGGAACAGCAGGTATTTGAAAAGGGGGTGTCAAGGAGGAGTggtcccactcctgaaattcagatgacATTTCCACTAAAAAGGTCTGTGCCTCAGCAATTCAAAGACCATGAAGTCAAGATGCTCCAGGTGAGGCTTGAACTCACAACCTCGGCATTGCTCTACAAAGTACTGTCTTATAAGTACCGCGCGCTGACCGATTGCGCCACTGGAGCTTGTGTGCTTGAGGCATTAGTCAAGTCTAGATTCTGACGTCTTCTTACAACTCAAGTCACTGCTGGCTTCACTTTTTTGACCCAAAACCTCAGACGTTACTGAATGTAGCTTCCAGGTTGATAAAGCCAATACATAAGCAGCGACCTTTTTTACATCAGTTTTAGgggttattttgttttgtttgggggggtgagggggtgggggaggtaTGCAACCAAGATGACGACAGTTCAAAGCGAAGCTCTCATCGAGTCTTTCTTTAACACTAGTTCTTATCGATACCTGGACCTAAAAAGAGCTCAGATTTCTATCAGAGGAACTACCAAAGAACACATTTGCTCCAGGTGAGGCTTGAACTCACAACCTCGGCATCGCTCTACAGTGCACTGTCTTATAAGTACCGCGCGCTGACCGATTGCGCCACTGGAGCTTGTGTGCTTGGTGTGCTAGTTATGTCAAGACATTCTTACCAGAGGATTCAACACTGGCTATTAGAGACAGTTGCCAACAACAAAAATGCCCATGCATGCGCCCGTCTTTGTAAGATcaggtgtttttgtttagttttttttttttttcttgcaaccaAGATGACAACAGCAAAAACCACAGGGTCCATCTTTTACACTGATAATGTCACTGGCTTCACTTTTTAAACCctaaaccaaaaaataaaaaataaataaacattggaAAAGTCAATGCAATTTGCCCTCCCTTGTCATATAAGTTTTTTTACAACCAAGATTGCAAAAAATGAAAGCAGTGCCGTCTCAGTATTCCTTCTTTAACAGTGGTGATGCCTAAGTGCAAGTGGAATCTTTTATATAACTCAGCCTTGACAGGTCTCTGCCCTGGTGTTTCAAGATGAACTGAGGACATCTGCTCCAGATGAGGCTTAAACTCACAACCTCAGCATTGATCTGCAGTGTACTGTCTTAGAAATACAACACGTTGCCTGATTCCAACACCGGGGGAGGGGGTGCACACATCCAGAGGGTTTATACTGGTAATGTAGAAAAGGTCGTTCTTATCCAATACCTGGACCGAAAACAGTCTCAGAGAAAGCAACCCTCATGAGAGCAGGTGGGGTGCCGCAGTTGAGGTTTGAATTCTCATCCTCGGCCTTGCTCTACAATCTACTGTCTTATAAGTACTGCGTGCTGACTAATTGCACCATTGGCGCTTGTGTGCAACTCATGCTCATCAAGTCAAGACATCCTTACCTCCGGAGTCAATGACGATACATTCATGATGCCTAAAtgcaaatttaaacttttatataactctgttgttgttttatgtgaAGACAAGTAGTCATTtgatatttcatttcttttgacccccCATGACTAGAGTATTTTAAACACCGTGAAATCTCTTAttcttcttttaattttaatgtgcATGGTTTTGCAATAAAAGGAAAGCTGGTATTCAAAACATCAAATTATGTTTGATGTTGGTACTGAACATCAGCTCTGAAGAAGAATAAGGATAACAGCAGTTAAACCAAACTCCAATGAGTGCAAATGCCTCTCACAAGTAACTCAAAGattcttttgatgttttataGAGAAAATGGAGCACATAATGAAAGAATACAGACGAgtgtagttcattttccttATTTTAATAATCTTCAGAATACAAAACTATAAAAATTTAATCCAGCAACATTAACTCTGTTCctcttattttgtcttttactctttgctttttaatttttttaatgacatgcATGTATTTGATTTCTTTAATAAGTCCAgttatattattaatatttcaaCACAGATAATACAAAGGGAGAAACATAAAATATAAGTATgcatttaatgtatttaatgcTACCAGCTTTGTATGTTTGTGATGAATTTTATTCTACAATAACAGTATTGACACCATATTCTCTAAACTGTTGAAAAAAATGACCCATTCTTTTTGTGAAGATGTAATCACTGGCTCGACAACATTATTCTGAGGTTTGAGgttaaaagaatatgacttttgTCTAGTTGATCATTTACTCTTTGAATTTTATAGTTTATAGAATATAAGTTTTGATTTGTTTACGTCTTTTCTCTGCTTTAAAATCTATAGTTCTCCTTTACAAAGTCGTAACCAATTTCACAATATACTGTGTTATGCCAAAAAAAGGATGGGATGCAGTTTTTCACTGTGACCTCAGGTATGTGCTGTGTGAGTTTTTGTATGTTAGAGTATTTGGTATTTTGATAATGTTGCAAAGAAAGTCATGCTCTCACATACAGTGAAGACCAATTCTGACCAATCTAATGTGACTTAAATGCATTATCCaacagacaaagacacacatagACAGTCAGGGACATAGATGTGCACAGCAGATGGAGTGTATTACTTTCTTGCAGGTCTGCTATTCACTCTTCAGAAATATTTCCATCGGATGGCTGAGAGAATGGCATGGATGAAGTACAGGAGTGTGGCCACGAAGGCgaacacctgaaacacaaacaaacacaaccaaAGAACATACTTAAAGCCAAGTCCATCCTTTGCATTATTATTCCggtttcagttttctttttaatccaaTTCTGGGAAATCCATATTTGGTTTATTGCCAAGAATTACATGGAATTCTAGGTATAAACgccagttagcttagcttagcataatAAGTGAAAGGAAATTCACATGAGGTTTCCACCTCTTTAAGCTAATAATCAATGTGTGTTCATAAGTACCCTTGGCTCCACCCAACCAACTAGGTCACTGATTAATGTTGTTCTGCATGTCCTGTTTGAATTGAGCAGACTCACTGGTTTTGGGTCaggttgaattaaaaaaaacatgttgaaaaTCTACTTCTACCTGCTGTGGTTTGGTTCTTTAGATGATATACTGTTTATAGcaaggcctcgagggccggtgtcctgcaggttttagatgtgtccttgatccaacacagctgattcaaatggctaaatgacctcttcaacatgtcttgaagttcttcagaggcctggtaatgaactaatgtgtgttgacccagggtgatatctaaaacctgcagcacacccgccctcgaggcctggagtttcccACCCCTGGTTTATAGTTTATTGTGCAATCTCTGATCACTTTATCTCAACATTAACATACTGtccaaaaaaattaaaggaacacttttaaaacaaatcagatttcaatggaaaaaaaaccatTCTGGATATCTGTATTGATATGACCTAGGTTATGTGTTAGAAATGAAAGGATGCCACATAATTTTCAACCTAAAGATGGCTGAATTCAAAAATAATGCAGCAGCCTGGTCCATTTTTCTGAAATTTCTTTGCAGCAACTCAAAATGGAACTCAGTATTTTGTGTGGGCCCCACGTGCAGACGCATGTGCTAAAGATCAGCCTTTTTTCATCTGTGACAAGCACAGTGCACCAGTGGACCAGACCAGTGGCGGACCTGCCAATTCTGATATTCTATGGCAATTGCCACTCGGGCTGCACAGTGCTAGGCAGTGATCGCAGAGCCAACTAGAGGACACTCAGATCTGAGGCAGCTGTTGtaaagtctgtttctgattaTTTGATACAAGATATGCACACCAGTGACATGCTGGAGGTTGTTTTTTAGGGCTCTGGTAGTGCTCattcctccttgcacaaaggagcaCAAATGCCAGTCCTGCTTTGGGGGCCCTGTCCAGTTCTTCCAGGATAATCCTGGAATTTCCTCCATGCTCTTTGACTGTCTCCCAGACTTTGCTGGAAGACAGTAAACCTCTGACTATGGCATGTATTGATTAGCCATGCTGGAGGAATTGGATAGGTATATTTCCTGAGTATTCAAAAGAagtcaaaataattttaaataagttgattaattaaatatattaaataaaaataaatttgaaCAAATATTTTGGACAGCTCTATTGGAGTTATTGTACTTACCACAGCAGAAATGTAAGTCCTGTAGATTTTAAGGTCAAGGTCTTTCACCCCGATGGTGACGATAGCCAAATCCACCCCTGCACTTAGAAAAAAGAGCGCTGCCAGGCCATGGTAAGCAAAATCCTTCACAAACAgagattaaaacatttttacaacaaGGTCATAACCCATTAATTTTTCTAAATTTTATTCCCCGTCTGACTCTTGCGTCTCTCTTACAGCAGCAGCCCAGTGAGAACTGTTTTTATGACCTCCGGCAGCGAAGATGATCATCCAGAGGAAGGTCATGACGAAGCAGAAAACAGAGACGAACATCACCCACCCCAGAGGGTTCGGTGGGGCCACGTGTGTCGATGCAACTAGAATCCAAACCAAACCACCAAATACCTGCAGAGATGAAGAAGAGAGAGCGTGAATGGAGATGGCACATTGAATTATAACATTTATGAGAACTAATGGGAATCCATCATATTCTTTTTCTAGTGAAGAGTTGGACATATTCAGTGAATAAGAATCTACAGCCAGCACATTTAACCTTAGTTTACCTAAGCTTAGCTAAGCTGGGCTTAGGTAAGCAAGAAGACTAGAAACAGTAGCAATGGTAACAAAATGTGAGCTTtctaaaaaaagataaaatatgtaacaaaaaaacaaacaaaaaaacaacacatctaACATTaacttgaattgaattaaaaacaactaaattcatTAGTTTGCTAATTTATTAAACATTACATGGTAAATTATAAGGAGGCTCTGTAAAAgccatttcaattttattttaaactaaaaATAACCATAAATATGACCTAAGTGCATAATGCAAAACACATGACATGCTTAAAATAAGTTACTCTTGCATAAAAAGCAACCAGTAATTAAAGACTTTAAAACAGGTGGTCGTGTGGGATTTAAAATATAACATTGTTACTCTAAAAGAGCTTTATCCTGTGCTTACTGTGCAATATGGATTGTTCCTTTAAGCCAAACTTGCCATAGAAAGAGAAATTACATCCATCATTTAAGGATTTCTGTAAATTATCTGAGTATGAAGAAGGGCCACAGTGCTCAATAGCTTCAGTGATGTCATTTATTAACTCACAATGTTGGCATTGCTCTGCAGTGTACTGACTTATAAGTACCACACGCTGACCAATTGTGACACTGGAGCTTGACTGATGTGGAATTTATAATCACGCTAACTCATAACTTGCAGTTATTTCAGATTGCAATCTGAAATCCTAAATGAACATTCCACGTGTTCATTAAAACCCACAAAAGCCACAACTGGGACATCGCAGAACAATGATGTCCACAACTGAAATCCAGGGGAAATCTAAAATTGAAATCTAAAACAGACTTAGCCAGCAGATGGTGGAAGCTTTCTGATATTACAACATCATAAATAAAGCAATCACAAAATTAGCTTCAACTTTAGTGTACTTTAGAGCATTGCTAAGGTTAGGAGTTCACGACTTACTGGGAAAATGTTTGTTCCTCTATTCAGACAAAACACCtcaaaagaaaagttttttcATACAAGGATCAATGTTTCAATTTTGGGCTCATCTAAGactagtggaaaaaaatatctgaAATACACACTTAAGGGTTTATTTTACCACACTTAATAAACATTGATGGTAATGTTGATTTTCAACAGCCCATTCAAACACTAATCTCTGTCTCTACTGTTTCTATACATTGCGTTCACCTTATCAGTCAAGCTTGCCATCATTAGCTAAGCATAACGTTCAAatatgattgtttttatttacctttAGTCTAAACTTAATTAAAGTTCCTTCATAAGTCAAGAGCTGTCTTTTAAATTCTAATATCATAACCAGGAAATAAGAACAGGCAACAGTGCATGAAtataaatatcaaaaatatttatctgACTCATCGAATATAAAACACAAGGACATTTCACTGACAGCTTAAATGGGAGGCAAATGGGGAGTGTAGTCTCTCTGTTCATTGTGCCAGTAGGTCACAGTAAACAGAGGTATCCATAAATGTATGGACATGGTTAGCAACAAAATTTAGGTAGGATGTGGTATTTTAACAATTCTGAATTGGTACTACATGTGCTAAGAAACTATCATCCAGACTTTTACACAAACAGGAACCTAAACTGTTAAAACAATGCAGAATGTAGCCATGTTTAGGCCAGATTCAAAGCTTACAGTAAATTCAAGGCTCCTCGGGACACACAGCACTTTTGCCGTCTTCTATTGTCCAGATTTGGTGATCCTAGCCTGGGTTCCCATCAAGTATGGTACTCTGCTGCTTGTCACCCATACTTTACTTCGAGGATAGGCATTTAGAGATGGCTGGAAAAAAAACGGCTATTTGACTTACTGTTGCTTCAGCATGAAAGAGTTCTCTGGCATTTATGTTTTTCTAGCCATTCTCTATAAACCCTAGACATTGTTTTGTGGGAAAATAGCAGCAGATTAGCAATTTATGAAATACCCATAGGAGCCCATCTGGTACCAACAATCATACCGcactcaaagtcacttaaatcacctgtCCCCATATTGACACTCAATTCAAATTTCAGTGGGTCATCTTGACCATATCTATGTGCTTAAATCCATTATATTCCAGCCACACAATTGGCTAATTAGTTCATTAATTGTTAAATGAACTGTACACTTTGGAACAGGTAAAATAACTTGTTTATACAGCAAGTGTTTCCAGTTCAGTTTAGTCATTGGTGAACTGAAACAGTTCATAAAGGGCTTCAGTCTTCAAGAtatgaaaatgttcatgtttttaactCATACAATATAACAGCATGACTGGCTGAGCGGagccaaaataaacaaactaaaactttAGCGAGGGTATTGGTTGTGAGAATGAAAGATCTTTATCcgtgcagttttgttttttagttgttATACGAGTGTCCTTTGTAATCAGTCAGGGTGAAGAAGAGTAGGCTGCATTCTTTCTTATTAACAAAGACACAATATAAGTGAAATGTGAGATGTGAAGAGAGATGATGCTCCTCCCACATGAAGAATTATCTCCACTGACTCTCTATCTCCAAATTGTGCATTTTTATCCTAAAACAGTGTGGCTACTATATGGAGATATAGGCCCACTGAGATATAGGACCACTAAATTATCAGAAATACCAGCAGGTAATTTATTTTGGTGAAAAGaagtttgagttttgttcatcctTAAACTCACACCCAATACATAGCACTGTTACCAATTGTCGTTTATCCTGTAAAAATAGTTTAGGCATCAATTTTAGGCATCATATGAAGTATTTATATGAGCCGAAGGCTTATTtaactcatatatatatatatgaacttGTTGCCATGGCACACCTTAATGAAATATTTGtcgtatttaaaatactttaaaatgagAACTATAAAATTGTAACTGCATCCTGAAGAGAATACTTAATGACCTGAAGATCATAGTCATTGTTGTCTGTCATTGCCCACTTACCAGTTCAGGTATGTAAAATATATCCGGTGCAGTGGTGCATATTCCCAGTCCACTGGGCAGGCTCCCCATGGGCTGAGCAGTTGTTGCAGCCATCTCTGCCTCTTCCTTCTCCCAGTGCTGATTTAACAGTGAGCACCTTGCTCTTTCCTCTGGACTAACGGTGCGGCAGCAGGTGTAAATGACCCTTTTAAGAAAGTCAGGTGAGCAGTCAAACCCGTTCTGCTATTGTGGGGGAGAGATCCCTTCCCACAACAGCAAACCAGACACACCCTTCACCTTACAGCACTGAACGCTGCCTGGAATTTAATGTGAACTGGTGACTTGTGACGGGGCTTTCAAAAAACTTGATGAGAGATCTTGTGGCCGCAGGCTAAGTTGAGTCTACTGATTTAATATCTTTGCTGTTGCTATTGAGTAAAGACACACTTCACTGACTTTTCAGTTCCCACTAACCTATAAACCCTTTCTTTGTGTTAGAAAAATGCCTCAAGCCTCTATTTGTATTGCACACAGAGACTTTAACAGGTTTCTTTTCAAAATATAGATTCTAATGATTGTGGGTTAAGACAGTCTACTTTGATCTCACAGACACAAGGCTTCGTTTTGAGCTGCACTAATCAATAATTAATTTCAACAATGGATCAAATGAGCATGTCCAGTGTGAGGGCTGACAGGCCTCGCATCTCCCTTTAGCATTTATAGCAACATGTTTCTAGTTGCTGTTTTGGCTTATGAGCTCAAAGTGTTAGTGTTCTACATCATTACCTCCCCTGGTATCAGTTTCCAGCAACAGTAGGcaaacaaaaaactttgtttgcaacTAGCTGGTGGTGGAGCATTTAACTGCTAACATTGGATATTTTTCTAGGAAATGAGTTTCTGTTacatcagctcaaagcagtctggttGTTCTTCTCTGACCTCTGGAAAATCCcaacagatcagcagtttctgagatACTCAGACCAagccatctggcaccaacagctCTCAAATTCAGTTAAATAAACTTTTGTCCCCATTTCTGATGCTCAGTGTGAACTTTAGCAGGTCGTTGCCTATAGATACGATCCTGAATGCACTGAGATGCTGCCATGTGACAGATTGATTGGTTATTTATGTTCACCCACAGTTGAACATGTTTACCTAACAAAGTGGTGAATAATGTTATAACAGTCCCACGCAAGGGACCATTTTTAAGTAGAGTAAAATGTAATATTGGATTACAGTGTTAGTTAAATTACAACATCCAGTGTCTCTTTATCAGGCATCAGTTTACTGCTAACTTCAAAAGCATATTTCCTGATGCTGCGTATTACTAAAACAACTCACCTTACTCTATTTTATTATGTAGGTGAGTGATAAAGGGAGAACAATAAACCAGTGGGATGGTTCACTGACTCCTTGTTCTATTTTATAAAGGGTACGACTGGTATAAATGTTCTTGGAACATTTACATCTGTATTAAAGCTGTATTTTACACCATTTGATTGGATAATCTTCACCAGCCTGTAGTTTTAATCAGTCAAGTCAAATGGGGATTGTATaagtttttgttgtcttttttatcTCTGTGCAATTAGAAGATTTACCTGACAGCTCAGGTCTGTTGTTACATAGTATTTCATTGTTcgaaacaatgaaaacaatgaaattGACGCTGTTTGTTTTCTCCCACAACATGTGATCTCTGACTCATTGCATGACATGCTGTCAGTCTTTGCTAATGTTGACACcctcaacaaacaaaacacataatATTCCAATGTCCAATTCTTTTATTTCACAATGGAAATTCCAAGACAAAAGTGTGAAGTGAATCATCTAGACATTTACATCATCAAATTTCAAATCGCCAGCCATGCCATGCATAAACACCAAGCctttgaaaaaggcacaaaatcTAGTGTATTGAAGTTGGTTTAAAAGGCTGTCAGCAGGAAGCGTTATCTCCTTTACAGAAATGAAGCTCTAATAGTGGTTACACTGCAACACTACAC
This is a stretch of genomic DNA from Maylandia zebra isolate NMK-2024a linkage group LG13, Mzebra_GT3a, whole genome shotgun sequence. It encodes these proteins:
- the LOC101481555 gene encoding myelin and lymphocyte protein — protein: MAATTAQPMGSLPSGLGICTTAPDIFYIPELVFGGLVWILVASTHVAPPNPLGWVMFVSVFCFVMTFLWMIIFAAGGHKNSSHWAAADFAYHGLAALFFLSAGVDLAIVTIGVKDLDLKIYRTYISAVVFAFVATLLYFIHAILSAIRWKYF